The Melopsittacus undulatus isolate bMelUnd1 chromosome 12, bMelUnd1.mat.Z, whole genome shotgun sequence genome has a segment encoding these proteins:
- the C12H1orf174 gene encoding UPF0688 protein C1orf174 homolog, with translation MASADPKMAAGSPALDGSHTESSGSSPPGQRLLGPCAERSGEPRSPAAASAQPAGEASPAALQQHRTGPQPPGQCPSQKAAEEQPSKRLKTEELGLVEPEQGLPFGHAALSVFVQTPLTDEEQCSEDSGDHAVIHQQKGGSIPETSREEEGKEHNVSHKPHAVESGDAPSEMDSGKDVHACVCSEENSSESAASDGSGSEDADLPAKVMRLDSSVFVDEDSNQPMPMDRFFGNVEFLQDLPAVALLSTTMSRREHRKLHFVAKEEEEEEDVV, from the exons ATGGCGAGCGCGGAccccaagatggcggcgggcAGCCCGGCGCTGGATGGCAGCCACACCGAGAGCTCCGGCTCCTCTCCCCCGGGGCAGCGGCTCCTCGGGCCCTGTGCGGAGCGGTCCGGGGAGCCCCGGAGCCCGGCGGCCGCCTCCGCTCAGCCGGCCGGGGAAGCATCACCTGcggccctgcagcagcaccggACCGGCCCCCAGCCGCCAGGCCAG TGCCCTTCACAGAAAGCAGCTGAGGAACAACCCTCAAAGAGGCTAAAAACTGAAGAGCTTGGTCTAGTAGAACCTGAGCAAGGACTTCCATTTGGGCATGCAGCCCTGTCTGTGTTTGTGCAAACACCTCTAACTGATGAGGAGCAATGTTCAGAGGATTCAGGAGACCACGCTGTAATTCACCAGCAAAAAGGTGGAAGCATTCCAGAGACtagcagagaggaagagggaaaggagcaTAATGTGTCTCACAAGCCGCATGCAGTGGAATCAGGCGATGCTCCATCAGAAATGGACAGTGGTAAAGATGTGCATGCTTGTGTCTGCAGTGAAGAGAACAGCAGTGAGAGCGCAGCTTCCGATGGGTCTGGCTCGGAGGATGCTGATCTCCCAGCGAAGGTGATGCGACTGGATAGCAGCGTCTTCGTGGATGAAGACAGCAACCAGCCGATGCCCATGGACCGGTTCTTTGGCAATGTGGAGTTTCTGCAG GATCTCCCAGCAGTTGCTCTTCTGAGCACAACGATGAGCAGGCGAGAACACCGAAAGCTGCACTTCGTtgcaaaggaggaggaggaggaagaggatgttGTCTAA
- the DFFB gene encoding DNA fragmentation factor subunit beta, whose translation MAEPALCAFRVRGRCGPRKFGVAAGSLRGLLRKSCRLMQLPLPGSRLCLYEDGTELTESYFRTLPPQTELVLLGPGESWHGCASDIERFLVAFCTQGEAVVEAARKLLSDERAPRRQRLLADLIHNLSENILAEDKEEDEKWFEGLESRFKNKSSYMRYSCESRIRSYMKEVSSFISNVHPTARDKYKRIIDIMADKLKSVKYNGCYFDRREKEAAARLCTTEGWFSCQGPFDRDECPCKHSINPYSNRESRILFGTWNLDHIIEKKRAVVPELAEAVKTQDEREVNWEYFYQLLFTVDNLKLVHIACHKKTHHNLSCDKTKIYRRRKHNHRI comes from the exons ATGGCGGAGCCGGCGCTCTGCGCCTTCCGGGTGCGCGGGCGCTGCGGGCCGCGGAAGTTCGGGGTGGCGGCCGGGAGCCTGAGGGGGCTGCTGCGGAAGAGCTGCCGGCTAATGCAG CTTCCTTTGCCAGGCAGCCGCCTCTGCCTCTATGAGGACGGGACGGAGCTGACCGAGAGCTACTTCCGCACTCTGCCGCCGCAGACcgagctggtgctgctgggaccGGGGGAGAGCTGGCATGGCT GTGCCAGCGATATCGAGCGGTTCCTCGTCGCCTTCTGCACGCAGGGGGAGGCCGTGGTGGAGGCTGCTCGGAAGCTGCTCAGCGATGAACGGGCTCCCAggaggcagaggctgctggcGGATCTCATCCACAACCTGAGCGAGAACATCCTGGCCGAGGACaaggaggaggatgagaagTGGTTTGAAG GTCTAGAGTCTCGCTTTAAGAACAAGTCAAGCTATATGCGATACAGTTGTGAAAGCAGAATACGGAGCTACATGAAAGAG gttagcagcttcatttcaaATGTTCATCCTACAGCAAGAGATAAGTATAAAAGGATCATTGACATAATGGCAGATAAACTGAAATCTGTGAAATACAATGGATGCTACTTTGacagaagggagaaggaagcagcagctcgCCTGTGCACCACAGAGGGGTGGTTCTCTTGTCAG GGACCCTTCGACAGAGATGAGTGCCCGTGTAAGCATTCCATCAACCCCTACAGTAACAGGGAGAGCAGAATCCTCTTCGGTACCTGGAATCTCGATCACAT AATAGAGAAGAAACGTGCTGTTGTCCCAGAACTGGCAGAAGCTGTCAAAACACAAGATGAAAGGGAAGTGAACTGGGAATACTTCTATCAGCTGCTGTTTACTGTGGATAATTTAAAACTTGTACATATTGCTTGCCATAAGAAAACCCATCATAACCTGAGCTGTGACAAAACTAAGATttacaggagaagaaaacacaaccaCAGGATTTGA